From Paenibacillus thermoaerophilus, a single genomic window includes:
- a CDS encoding SH3 domain-containing C40 family peptidase, translating to MKRMAIALMIATATTVVAPLSVTSAYAATDTQATVVNAVNMRAEPSTSGKIIRLLKKGEQVTVVQKVNSYWYKIQDSQGKTGYVSTSSQYLQVSSGSGASAGTKSASGVVVSGVNLRTSPSTSSSVIRLLPKGETVTILSKVNDYWYQVRDSKGQTGYISTSSKYIQVSGSVPATGGSPTVKPVPGSGGSASAQIEKVIATGMKYLGTPYEYGSNRNNTSTFDCSDLIRHIFLEGIGVKLPADSRSQGSYVKSRGPVKTDWRQLKRGDLLFFTDYKGTKASDYAGIDKSKARISHVAIYLGNGQILHTYSKASGGVRTDSIAGKHWEYRFLFGGSAL from the coding sequence ATGAAGCGTATGGCTATCGCCCTTATGATCGCCACCGCCACAACTGTTGTCGCCCCCCTGTCCGTCACGTCCGCTTATGCGGCAACCGACACTCAAGCGACCGTCGTCAACGCCGTCAACATGCGCGCCGAACCGTCGACGTCGGGCAAAATTATCCGGTTGCTGAAAAAAGGCGAACAAGTCACTGTCGTGCAAAAAGTCAATTCGTACTGGTACAAAATCCAAGATTCACAAGGCAAAACCGGTTATGTGAGCACCTCTTCCCAATATCTGCAGGTGTCCTCGGGCTCCGGCGCGTCGGCCGGGACGAAGTCCGCCTCGGGCGTCGTCGTTTCGGGCGTCAATTTGCGGACAAGCCCTTCCACTTCGTCTTCGGTAATCCGGCTGTTGCCAAAAGGCGAAACCGTTACGATCCTATCCAAGGTGAACGATTATTGGTATCAGGTTCGGGATTCGAAAGGCCAAACGGGGTACATAAGTACCAGCTCCAAATACATTCAAGTTTCGGGCTCCGTCCCCGCGACGGGCGGATCGCCGACGGTCAAGCCTGTGCCGGGAAGCGGCGGGTCCGCCAGCGCGCAGATTGAAAAAGTGATCGCCACCGGCATGAAATATTTGGGGACTCCATACGAATACGGCTCCAACCGGAACAACACGAGCACGTTCGATTGCTCCGATCTGATCCGGCACATTTTCCTGGAGGGCATCGGAGTTAAGCTGCCGGCCGATTCGCGTTCCCAGGGCAGCTACGTCAAATCGCGCGGCCCCGTGAAAACCGACTGGAGGCAGTTGAAGCGGGGAGACCTTCTCTTCTTCACCGACTACAAAGGAACAAAAGCGTCCGATTATGCGGGAATCGACAAAAGCAAGGCGAGAATCTCGCATGTCGCGATCTACCTCGGCAACGGCCAAATTTTGCATACGTATTCGAAGGCGTCCGGCGGCGTACGCACCGATTCGATTGCCGGAAAACATTGGGAGTACCGCTTCCTGTTCGGCGGTTCCGCCCTTTAA